One window of the Oncorhynchus gorbuscha isolate QuinsamMale2020 ecotype Even-year linkage group LG17, OgorEven_v1.0, whole genome shotgun sequence genome contains the following:
- the LOC124001723 gene encoding transmembrane protein 179 produces MALDNVLFAQCILYFLAFVFGFISVVPLSENTEDFHGKCLLFTRGMWQNENITVSKQRFIVEEWGPESSCSFITFVGIASLVLSAVQAWRLLFFLCKGHDDSLFNAFLNLVISSLVVFTVFLSSTIVSVGFNLWCDAITEGGSMSSSCEDLQDTDLELGLDNSSFYDQFAIAQFGLWAAWLTWMGITVMAFLKVYHNYRQEDLLDSLIHEKELLLGRSSRRGSDANQMKSGMV; encoded by the exons ATGGCCCTCGATAATGTACTTTTCGCGCAATGCATCCTCTATTTTTTGGCGTTTGTGTTTGGCTTTATTTCCGTAGTGCCTCTCTCCGAAAACACGGAGGATTTTCATGGAAAATGCTTGCTTTTCACGCGTGGTATGTGGCAGAATGAGAACATCACAGTTTCAAAGCAGCGCTTCATCGTTGAGGAGTGGGGACCGGAGTCTTCCTGCAGTTTCATCACTTTTGTCGGGATAGCATCTCTGGTCCTCTCCGCAGTGCAGGCATGGAGACTGCTGTTCTTTCTTTGCAAAGGCCACGACGA TTCCCTGTTCAATGCCTTCCTGAATCTGGTGATCAGCTCCCTGGTGGTGTTCACAGTGTTCCTCTCCAGCACCATCGTCAGTGTGGGCTTCAACCTGTGGTGTGACGCCatcacagagggagggagcatgTCCAGCAG CTGTGAGGACCTGCAGGACACTGATCTGGAGTTAGGCCTTGACAACTCCTCGTTCTATGACCAGTTTGCCATTGCTCAG TTTGGTCTGTGGGCAGCGTGGCTGACGTGGATGGGTATCACGGTCATGGCCTTCCTCAAGGTCTACCACAACTACCGCCAGGAGGACCTTTTGGACAGTCTGATCCACGAGAAGGAGCTGCTGCTGGGACGCTCGTCCCGCCGGGGCTCTGATGCCAACCAGATGAAGAGTGGCATGGTCTAA